In Marinicella rhabdoformis, a genomic segment contains:
- the hrpA gene encoding ATP-dependent RNA helicase HrpA has translation MKAEIKKLVAQMPGHVMRNELFQLKRALNKSQNSKVQKNKTQNNKTLTKTLAAIEQARLACSKRWESKPAVPLAEDLPVSQQADVIIETIQNNQITIIAGETGSGKTTQIPKLCLKAGLGKTGQIACTQPRRIAAKSVAQRVADEMKTPLGTAVGYQVRFDEKYDPKGWVRFMTDGILLQQTLRDKWLNDYDAIIIDEAHERSLNIDFLLGFLKQLADKRPDLKLIITSATIDTDKFSKHFNDAPIINVSGRSYPVDVHYRPLDEKNIELNQGIIRSLDEIYAMEDSEGGGDVLIFLPGEREINEAMDQLKRKQFPNTEVLPLYARLTSQEQMRIFNPEYKRRIILSTNVAETSLTLPRIHYVIDSGLARISRYSARSKIQGLQVEPIAQDSANQRKGRCGRIADGHCFRLYSEDDFEARPEHTDAEILRTSLASVILQTHVLKLGHLADFPFIDVPDYKMINDGYQLLTELEALDEGQQLTAVGRTMAHLPIDVQLGRILIKANQVGALKEALIIVSALSIQDPRERPLDWAQAADKAHQKYANDDSDFMSLLTMWKVLNQTRKDLKNKAFKDWCRKHFISIKRYMEWRDIHRQLSNLVKQQKMRLSDQKADYEQIHKALLSGFISHVGVNQTDRDYLGTRNKKFMIFPGSGLFNTLPKWIMAAQIVHTSQVFARMVAKVEAAWIKDVGKHLIQARVYDPFWSKKQGSVMGYQRVVMLGMTLEEKQRVHYGPKDVKTSRHLFIEKGLVEQNMQNRLGFYHHNAKQIASIHAEEDRHRKKDLMIDQGRLYDLYDAVIPENMYSEAQLRRWVKKHGDESLRFGPEQLYRSQAEVPQATAFPEKIKIRALSIKASYQFEPGHEADGITVHLPLSWLNALNANDFEFLVPGLLVEKIETLIKGLPKSMRRGLIPARNYAELLAEQLDPEKEFYMQVVLLVKKINGLVTQLKDWTQIQLPDHLRMRFEVHDEKGKILKVSRNFVDLSEGFKKQANKSFQKSASQSREIKGAMDWVFGEIESEVLLDNGLLAYPAVVDQGKSVGLQLFETEHQAKHKHRAGIKKLLQIKYPKIFKQALHATTDLKANMAWQSLDTGNTLNHDLMMALVDKHLAEQPRALSQKSFDAVADVLKSKLYKSSYDWLQKVNPILSQWYECWQFLEQKSAHLTEASYEDMQYQLDYLIYADCFEHIQFEQLIHFPRFIKGLHQRIETALHSPAKEAQKLEQLKRVSLDFYKQCEQVDVFTEKHQACLMLLEEYRISLFAQNLGTKQKVSEKRLKAALLDL, from the coding sequence ATGAAAGCAGAAATCAAAAAGCTGGTGGCGCAGATGCCAGGTCATGTGATGCGGAACGAATTGTTTCAGCTCAAACGCGCACTGAACAAAAGCCAAAACAGTAAGGTTCAAAAAAATAAAACCCAAAACAATAAAACACTGACAAAAACACTGGCAGCTATAGAACAAGCCCGACTCGCTTGTAGTAAACGCTGGGAAAGTAAACCAGCAGTGCCTTTGGCTGAAGACCTGCCCGTCAGCCAACAAGCCGATGTCATCATCGAAACCATTCAGAACAACCAAATCACCATCATTGCTGGTGAAACGGGATCTGGAAAAACCACACAAATCCCGAAACTTTGCCTCAAGGCAGGCCTGGGTAAAACCGGTCAAATCGCCTGTACACAACCGAGAAGGATTGCTGCCAAGTCGGTGGCGCAACGAGTTGCAGATGAAATGAAAACCCCACTCGGTACAGCCGTGGGTTATCAAGTTCGCTTTGATGAAAAATACGACCCTAAAGGTTGGGTGAGATTCATGACGGATGGTATTTTGTTGCAACAAACTTTGCGCGACAAATGGCTCAATGATTATGATGCCATCATCATTGATGAGGCACATGAGCGCAGTTTGAACATCGATTTCTTACTGGGCTTTTTGAAACAATTGGCTGACAAAAGGCCAGACCTCAAACTCATCATCACATCGGCCACCATCGATACCGACAAATTTTCTAAACATTTCAATGACGCACCCATCATCAATGTATCGGGCCGTTCTTATCCAGTGGATGTGCATTACCGACCTTTGGATGAAAAGAACATTGAATTGAATCAGGGCATCATCCGTTCCTTGGACGAAATCTATGCCATGGAAGATTCCGAAGGTGGTGGTGACGTGTTGATTTTCTTGCCTGGTGAGCGAGAAATCAATGAAGCCATGGATCAACTCAAGCGTAAACAATTTCCCAACACCGAAGTGCTGCCTTTGTATGCGCGCTTGACCAGTCAGGAACAGATGCGCATATTCAATCCAGAGTACAAAAGACGCATCATCCTTAGTACCAACGTAGCTGAAACTTCTTTAACTTTGCCGCGCATTCATTATGTGATTGATTCAGGTTTGGCGCGCATCAGTCGATATTCTGCCCGCAGCAAGATTCAAGGTTTACAGGTTGAGCCGATTGCCCAAGACAGTGCCAATCAACGTAAAGGCCGTTGTGGGCGTATTGCCGATGGCCATTGTTTCAGACTCTACAGCGAAGATGATTTTGAGGCACGGCCAGAACACACAGATGCAGAAATCCTGCGCACCTCATTGGCCTCCGTTATTCTACAAACGCATGTGTTGAAATTGGGTCATTTGGCGGATTTTCCTTTTATTGATGTGCCTGACTACAAAATGATCAACGACGGTTATCAGTTGTTGACTGAACTGGAAGCTTTGGATGAAGGGCAGCAATTGACCGCTGTTGGTCGCACCATGGCGCATTTGCCGATAGATGTGCAGTTGGGTCGAATTCTGATTAAGGCCAATCAAGTGGGTGCATTAAAAGAGGCATTGATTATCGTCTCCGCCTTGTCAATCCAAGATCCACGAGAGCGGCCATTGGATTGGGCGCAAGCAGCTGACAAGGCGCACCAAAAATATGCCAACGACGATTCAGACTTCATGTCATTGTTGACGATGTGGAAGGTACTGAACCAAACACGCAAAGACCTGAAGAACAAAGCCTTCAAAGATTGGTGTAGAAAACATTTTATTTCGATCAAACGCTACATGGAGTGGCGTGACATTCACCGCCAGCTGAGTAATTTGGTCAAGCAACAAAAAATGCGCTTGAGTGACCAGAAAGCCGATTATGAGCAAATACACAAAGCCCTGTTGTCAGGTTTTATTTCGCATGTGGGAGTCAACCAAACCGATCGAGATTACCTTGGCACCAGAAATAAAAAATTCATGATTTTCCCGGGCTCAGGTTTGTTCAATACTTTGCCCAAATGGATCATGGCAGCACAGATTGTTCACACATCACAAGTCTTCGCTCGCATGGTGGCGAAAGTCGAAGCTGCTTGGATAAAAGACGTGGGTAAGCACCTGATACAAGCCCGTGTTTATGACCCCTTCTGGTCAAAGAAACAAGGCAGCGTGATGGGCTATCAGCGTGTGGTGATGCTGGGTATGACCTTAGAAGAAAAACAGCGCGTACATTACGGCCCCAAAGACGTAAAAACTTCACGCCATCTATTCATCGAAAAAGGCCTGGTGGAACAAAACATGCAAAACCGCTTGGGTTTTTATCACCACAACGCCAAACAAATTGCGTCGATTCATGCCGAAGAAGATCGCCACCGCAAAAAAGACCTGATGATAGATCAAGGCCGCTTGTATGATCTTTACGATGCAGTGATACCTGAGAACATGTATTCCGAAGCACAGTTGCGCCGTTGGGTGAAAAAGCACGGTGATGAATCGCTCAGGTTCGGCCCTGAGCAACTCTACCGCTCACAAGCAGAAGTACCACAAGCCACGGCATTCCCTGAAAAAATTAAAATCCGTGCGCTGAGCATCAAAGCCAGCTACCAGTTTGAACCTGGCCATGAAGCAGATGGCATCACTGTGCATTTACCACTTTCGTGGTTGAATGCCTTGAACGCCAATGATTTTGAATTCTTGGTACCGGGTTTGTTGGTAGAAAAAATTGAAACATTAATCAAAGGTCTGCCCAAAAGCATGCGACGTGGCCTGATTCCCGCGCGCAATTATGCCGAATTGTTGGCAGAACAGCTGGACCCGGAAAAAGAATTTTATATGCAAGTGGTCTTACTAGTCAAAAAGATCAATGGCTTGGTGACTCAGTTGAAAGACTGGACACAGATTCAATTGCCAGATCATTTGCGTATGCGCTTTGAAGTGCATGATGAAAAAGGCAAAATACTCAAAGTCAGCCGCAACTTTGTTGATTTGAGTGAAGGCTTTAAAAAGCAAGCAAACAAGTCATTCCAAAAATCAGCCAGTCAAAGTCGAGAAATCAAAGGCGCGATGGATTGGGTGTTTGGTGAAATAGAATCTGAAGTGCTGTTGGACAATGGCCTGTTGGCCTATCCAGCCGTTGTGGACCAAGGCAAATCTGTGGGTTTACAGTTATTTGAAACCGAACACCAAGCGAAACACAAACACCGCGCCGGCATCAAAAAGCTGCTCCAAATCAAATACCCCAAAATTTTCAAACAGGCCTTGCACGCGACCACAGATTTAAAAGCCAACATGGCTTGGCAATCACTTGACACAGGAAACACGTTGAACCATGACTTGATGATGGCATTGGTCGATAAACACTTGGCTGAACAACCGCGCGCCTTGAGTCAAAAAAGTTTCGATGCGGTAGCCGATGTGCTCAAATCGAAGCTTTATAAAAGCAGTTACGATTGGCTACAAAAGGTCAATCCGATTTTAAGCCAATGGTATGAATGCTGGCAGTTCTTGGAACAAAAATCAGCACATTTGACAGAAGCCAGCTACGAAGACATGCAGTACCAGTTGGATTATTTGATTTATGCCGATTGCTTTGAACACATACAGTTTGAACAGCTCATACATTTCCCTCGATTCATCAAAGGCCTACACCAAAGGATAGAAACGGCCCTTCATTCACCTGCCAAAGAAGCCCAAAAACTAGAACAATTAAAACGCGTCAGCTTGGACTTTTATAAGCAATGCGAACAAGTCGATGTCTTCACCGAAAAACACCAAGCTTGCTTGATGCTACTCGAAGAATACCGCATCTCCTTGTTCGCTCAGAACCTTGGTACCAAACAAAAAGTCTCGGAAAAACGCTTGAAAGCGGCCTTATTAGATTTATAG
- a CDS encoding mechanosensitive ion channel family protein: MHQEDGKANTQETPATENAANEVPDVTAVIEGIESYLPESMQGYWQQIQDVPFVGFFVLLALGYLFAKIGIWLFSKVTMQLTKRTKTDLDDHLIDVLRKPMFLTVFLFFMGMGVKTLGLSASMETNLIRILASIVAFTWMMRGFRVLHLLLDSLSRVKNKYEIIQPKTIPLFELVGKLLLIGLGSYVLLLVWGINPTAWLASAGVVGIAVGFAAKDTLANLFSGFFIIADSPYKVGDFVILSSGERGEVTHVGIRSTRLLTRDDIEITVPNNVIGNAKIVNESSGRWEKSRIRVKVGAAYGSDLKQVCDVLVKVAQSHSEVLQDPAPRVRMREFGASSLDFELLAWIAQPVLRGRMRHELHMAVYDAFNEAGIEIPYAKQDLYIKEFPHPKQDSQN; the protein is encoded by the coding sequence ATGCATCAAGAAGACGGCAAAGCCAACACTCAAGAAACTCCCGCGACAGAAAATGCTGCCAATGAGGTTCCAGATGTAACCGCAGTTATAGAAGGGATAGAGAGTTACTTGCCTGAATCTATGCAAGGCTATTGGCAACAAATACAAGATGTGCCTTTTGTGGGCTTTTTTGTGCTACTGGCCTTGGGTTATTTGTTTGCCAAAATAGGTATATGGCTCTTTAGCAAAGTAACCATGCAGTTAACCAAGCGAACGAAAACTGATTTGGATGACCACTTGATAGACGTGTTAAGAAAGCCGATGTTTTTAACGGTGTTTCTGTTCTTCATGGGTATGGGTGTGAAAACTCTGGGTTTGTCTGCGTCAATGGAAACCAACTTGATTCGCATTCTGGCATCCATCGTTGCATTCACCTGGATGATGCGTGGATTCCGCGTACTGCATTTGTTGTTAGACAGCTTGTCACGGGTCAAAAATAAATACGAAATCATTCAGCCCAAAACCATACCATTGTTTGAATTGGTAGGCAAGCTGCTTCTGATCGGCTTGGGTTCATACGTATTGTTGTTGGTTTGGGGTATTAACCCAACCGCATGGCTGGCTTCAGCGGGTGTAGTGGGTATTGCTGTTGGTTTTGCAGCCAAAGATACATTGGCCAATTTATTTTCGGGTTTCTTTATCATTGCTGACTCTCCTTACAAGGTCGGTGACTTTGTTATCTTGTCTTCAGGAGAGCGCGGTGAAGTGACCCATGTGGGTATTCGCTCAACGCGATTATTAACCCGTGATGACATTGAAATTACAGTGCCTAATAATGTGATTGGCAATGCCAAAATCGTCAATGAAAGCTCAGGTCGTTGGGAAAAAAGTCGAATAAGGGTTAAAGTGGGTGCTGCTTATGGCTCTGACTTAAAACAAGTGTGTGATGTATTGGTTAAAGTGGCTCAGTCGCACTCAGAAGTTTTACAGGATCCGGCTCCACGAGTTCGCATGCGTGAGTTTGGCGCATCCAGTTTAGATTTTGAGTTGCTGGCGTGGATTGCCCAACCTGTGTTACGTGGTCGAATGAGACACGAGTTACACATGGCGGTATACGACGCATTCAATGAAGCGGGTATTGAAATTCCATATGCCAAGCAAGATTTGTATATCAAAGAATTTCCTCATCCGAAACAAGACAGCCAAAACTGA
- a CDS encoding ClpXP protease specificity-enhancing factor — protein MIFDPDMTPVKPYFIQALHQWISDNGLTPLIVVDANFEGLRVPPGIDDEGKITLNVSWGATDHLNMDEELMTFSARFSGRSQALIVPMESIISIFARENSKGMVFEVETEPSQSTSTAKEGAEPTLKEAKDTESQEKTPQKSKPKENKPSGKRPHLTIVD, from the coding sequence TTGATTTTTGATCCCGACATGACGCCCGTAAAGCCTTATTTTATTCAAGCTTTGCACCAATGGATTTCAGACAATGGTTTGACCCCTTTGATTGTGGTTGATGCCAATTTCGAAGGGTTGCGTGTGCCACCAGGAATTGACGATGAGGGTAAAATTACCCTCAATGTTTCCTGGGGTGCAACAGACCATTTGAATATGGATGAAGAGTTGATGACTTTTTCAGCTCGATTTTCAGGACGCTCTCAAGCTTTGATTGTACCGATGGAATCTATCATCAGTATTTTTGCCCGTGAAAACAGCAAGGGCATGGTTTTTGAAGTGGAAACGGAGCCGTCACAGTCGACTTCAACAGCTAAAGAAGGGGCAGAGCCAACTTTAAAAGAAGCTAAAGATACTGAAAGCCAAGAGAAAACGCCCCAAAAATCAAAACCAAAAGAGAACAAGCCCAGCGGCAAAAGACCCCACTTAACTATTGTAGACTGA
- a CDS encoding glutathione S-transferase N-terminal domain-containing protein has protein sequence MSIIERGRSLITIYSEKESFDSHRIRFLLATKNINCKIIDVDKNNLPEDLLSRGEDVEIPALIDRDMLLYGVSVITEYLDERYPHPPLMPPDPMTRARLRFTAYRLDNGWFTYVNKIEQSVGDNRKKLITELSEELASHESLFAEHDYFMSPDMTLVDTHLIPFLWRLEHYGLDWEALPKSLRNYAHRMFQSNAFKKSITETEREYRFDF, from the coding sequence GTGTCAATTATCGAACGCGGACGTTCCTTGATAACGATTTATTCTGAAAAAGAATCTTTTGATTCTCACCGAATCAGATTTTTGTTAGCAACTAAAAACATCAATTGTAAAATCATAGATGTCGATAAAAACAATTTGCCAGAAGACTTGTTGTCTCGTGGTGAAGATGTAGAAATTCCAGCACTCATAGATCGAGATATGTTGTTGTATGGCGTCAGTGTCATCACAGAATATTTAGATGAGCGCTACCCCCATCCTCCACTGATGCCACCAGATCCAATGACCCGAGCCCGTTTGCGTTTCACAGCTTACCGCTTGGACAATGGTTGGTTCACTTATGTCAATAAGATTGAACAGTCGGTTGGAGACAATCGAAAAAAATTGATTACTGAATTGAGTGAGGAATTGGCATCACATGAGTCATTATTTGCAGAGCATGACTATTTTATGAGTCCTGACATGACATTGGTTGATACACACTTGATTCCTTTTTTATGGCGTTTAGAGCATTACGGTTTGGACTGGGAAGCATTACCTAAATCATTGCGAAACTATGCCCATCGCATGTTCCAAAGTAATGCGTTCAAAAAGTCGATCACTGAGACTGAAAGAGAATATAGATTTGATTTTTGA
- a CDS encoding cytochrome c1 — translation MKKIIILLLALSASSMSIAAGDSFVNEKAHNNIRSTDSLRRGAKTYMNYCMGCHSMNFQRYNRVAKDLDLTEDEMMESLVLTDAKFVDKMEIAMTEEQGNKWFGKAGPDLTVIAKARGVDWLFSYLVNFYQDEKQANGWNNLTLPNAAMPHILWEMQGIQKANFVVETDKDGNEHEVFKNFDQIAEGSMSQEEYRDTVRDLVNFLDYSSEPAKLIRMSYAPWVLLFVSIFTFLAYMLKVNYFRDVH, via the coding sequence ATGAAAAAGATTATTATTTTATTGTTGGCTTTGAGCGCATCTTCGATGTCAATCGCAGCCGGTGACAGCTTTGTTAATGAAAAAGCACACAACAACATCCGTTCAACAGATTCGTTAAGACGTGGTGCCAAAACATATATGAATTACTGTATGGGCTGCCATTCCATGAATTTTCAGCGTTACAACCGTGTGGCAAAAGATTTAGATCTGACAGAAGATGAGATGATGGAGTCATTGGTTTTAACAGATGCAAAATTTGTTGATAAGATGGAAATTGCCATGACTGAAGAGCAAGGCAACAAGTGGTTTGGTAAAGCAGGTCCAGATTTGACTGTGATTGCCAAAGCGCGTGGTGTTGATTGGTTGTTCAGTTATTTGGTTAATTTTTATCAAGATGAAAAGCAAGCCAACGGTTGGAACAATTTAACATTGCCCAATGCTGCCATGCCTCACATTTTGTGGGAAATGCAAGGTATTCAAAAGGCTAACTTTGTTGTTGAAACTGATAAAGATGGCAATGAACACGAAGTGTTTAAAAATTTTGATCAAATAGCTGAAGGCAGCATGAGCCAAGAAGAATACAGAGACACAGTGCGTGACTTGGTTAACTTCTTAGATTATTCATCAGAGCCAGCAAAATTAATCAGAATGTCTTATGCGCCTTGGGTGTTGTTATTTGTGTCAATATTTACATTTTTGGCCTACATGTTAAAGGTCAATTACTTCAGAGATGTACACTGA
- a CDS encoding cytochrome b: MGTEASTQKGFMGWLNKRLPVTQFYKDHLSEYYAPKNFNFWYFFGSLALLVLVNQILTGIWLTMHYKPDAAQAFGMVEYIMRDVPWGWLIRYLHTTGASAFFVVVYFHMFRGLLYGSYKNPRELVWVFGMIIYLALMAEAFMGYVLPWGNMSYWGAKVITQLFGAVPFIGDSLVEWVRGDYLISDATLNRFFALHVVALPLAIVALVVLHIAALHTVGSNNPEGVDIKKHKDENGKPLDGIPFHPYYSVKDIFGVGCFLLVFLFIVFVKPDFGGLFLEHDNYVPANPAVTPALIKPVWYFTPFYAMLRAVPDLQLGALVMLLAIVVLFFLPWIDRSPVKSIRYRRWPYKVALGGFALSFVALGWLGMQAATETYKLMAQLFTVYYFGYFIWLFFYSGNEKYHEVPERIEH; the protein is encoded by the coding sequence ATGGGAACTGAAGCTTCTACACAAAAAGGATTCATGGGTTGGTTGAACAAGCGTTTGCCTGTGACTCAATTCTACAAAGACCATTTGTCAGAATACTACGCACCAAAGAATTTTAATTTTTGGTATTTCTTTGGCTCATTGGCCTTATTGGTTTTGGTTAACCAAATCCTGACGGGTATTTGGTTGACCATGCATTATAAGCCTGATGCGGCACAAGCCTTTGGCATGGTTGAATACATCATGCGCGATGTGCCTTGGGGTTGGTTAATTCGTTATTTACACACCACAGGTGCTTCGGCATTCTTTGTGGTTGTCTATTTCCATATGTTCCGTGGCCTCTTATATGGTTCATACAAGAACCCACGTGAGCTGGTATGGGTCTTCGGTATGATCATTTATTTGGCTTTAATGGCTGAAGCCTTTATGGGTTATGTATTGCCTTGGGGTAACATGTCATACTGGGGTGCTAAAGTGATCACTCAACTGTTCGGTGCGGTTCCATTTATTGGTGATTCATTGGTTGAATGGGTGCGTGGTGATTACCTGATTTCAGATGCGACCTTGAATCGTTTCTTTGCTTTGCATGTGGTTGCATTGCCTTTGGCTATTGTTGCTTTGGTTGTGTTGCACATTGCTGCATTGCACACTGTGGGTTCTAACAACCCAGAAGGTGTTGATATCAAGAAACACAAAGATGAAAATGGCAAGCCATTAGATGGCATTCCATTCCACCCTTATTACTCTGTTAAAGACATATTTGGTGTGGGTTGTTTCTTGTTGGTGTTCTTGTTTATTGTGTTTGTTAAGCCTGATTTTGGTGGCTTGTTTTTAGAGCATGATAACTATGTACCAGCAAACCCAGCCGTGACACCTGCGCTAATTAAGCCAGTGTGGTATTTCACACCTTTCTATGCCATGTTGCGTGCAGTTCCAGATTTGCAGTTGGGTGCTTTGGTGATGTTGTTGGCAATCGTGGTATTGTTCTTCTTGCCATGGATTGATCGTTCTCCTGTGAAATCGATTCGTTATAGAAGGTGGCCTTACAAGGTGGCTTTGGGTGGCTTTGCTTTGTCTTTTGTTGCCTTGGGTTGGCTCGGCATGCAGGCAGCAACAGAAACTTACAAACTGATGGCACAACTCTTTACCGTTTATTACTTTGGTTATTTCATTTGGCTGTTTTTCTACAGCGGCAATGAAAAATACCATGAAGTACCAGAGAGGATTGAACACTGA
- the petA gene encoding ubiquinol-cytochrome c reductase iron-sulfur subunit, translating to MTDNVNKSRRNLLLSTSAVGVVGAGFAAVPFIKSWLPSERAKAAGGPVKADISKVEPGQMLNVLWRGQPVFVVNRTEEQLAVLPTLNDRLKDPESEGAIEPPYVKNINRSIRDNLFVVVGICTHLGCSPKFYPDLVPQQFDSEWKGGFFCPCHSSRFDISGRVFAGSPASRNLDVPPYMFLDDNTIMIGMDEENA from the coding sequence ATGACTGACAACGTCAATAAAAGCCGTCGTAATTTGTTGCTCAGCACATCCGCCGTTGGTGTGGTTGGTGCTGGTTTTGCAGCGGTTCCATTTATAAAGTCCTGGTTGCCATCTGAGCGAGCGAAAGCCGCGGGCGGACCAGTTAAAGCTGACATTTCTAAGGTTGAGCCTGGTCAGATGTTAAACGTTTTGTGGCGTGGACAACCTGTGTTTGTTGTTAACAGAACTGAAGAACAATTGGCAGTTTTACCTACTTTGAATGACCGCTTGAAAGATCCTGAGTCAGAGGGAGCCATTGAGCCTCCTTATGTGAAAAATATCAATCGATCTATCAGGGATAACCTTTTTGTTGTAGTTGGTATTTGTACGCATTTGGGTTGTTCTCCGAAGTTCTACCCAGATTTGGTACCACAACAATTCGACAGTGAATGGAAAGGTGGATTTTTCTGTCCTTGTCACAGTTCACGTTTTGATATTTCTGGCCGCGTATTTGCAGGTTCACCAGCCAGCAGAAACTTAGATGTACCTCCGTACATGTTTTTAGATGACAACACCATCATGATTGGTATGGATGAGGAGAATGCGTGA
- a CDS encoding S1C family serine protease: MKKHLIFVGQSVVIGLAVAFTYLWSTGRITSHTENSVNTPATGQSYAKAVQTIAPAVVGIYVQSHTQIPNSNPGISPAAPYVTRNFVGSGVIVSPDGHIVTNHHVTAGASKIYVTLWNNELFEAQMVGSDKETDLAVIKIDANNLTPAHFADSEYSNTGDVVLAIGNPYGLNQSVSLGIISATGRKGLNISSYENFIQTDAAINEGNSGGALVNSLGEVVGISTASYIQHGAEGINFAIPSNTTKQIVDSIITYGEVRRGWFGIYFYKPEIYFIYGLKRPEKGVQVARVYPNSIALSAGIKKNDVITHVDGEAVNSFLAYDKKLNSLTVDDKVIINVIRDDKPFEVELTVQPRPET; encoded by the coding sequence ATGAAAAAGCACCTGATTTTTGTTGGCCAGTCGGTGGTCATTGGTTTGGCTGTCGCCTTTACTTACCTGTGGAGCACAGGCCGCATAACAAGCCACACTGAGAACAGCGTCAATACACCTGCAACAGGGCAGAGTTACGCCAAGGCAGTTCAAACCATTGCACCTGCTGTAGTCGGCATTTACGTACAGAGTCACACTCAAATCCCAAACTCAAATCCCGGCATTTCGCCCGCAGCGCCATATGTGACCCGTAATTTTGTTGGCTCTGGTGTGATTGTTTCTCCAGACGGACACATAGTCACCAACCATCATGTCACCGCGGGGGCTTCCAAAATCTATGTCACTTTGTGGAACAACGAATTGTTTGAAGCGCAAATGGTTGGATCAGACAAAGAAACAGATTTGGCTGTGATTAAAATTGATGCCAATAACTTAACCCCTGCACACTTCGCAGACAGTGAATACAGCAACACAGGCGACGTAGTTCTTGCTATTGGTAACCCTTATGGACTCAACCAAAGCGTCTCTCTGGGTATCATCAGTGCCACAGGCCGCAAAGGCTTGAATATCAGCAGCTATGAAAACTTTATTCAAACAGATGCCGCCATCAACGAAGGCAATTCAGGTGGCGCATTGGTAAACTCATTGGGTGAAGTGGTCGGGATAAGCACCGCCAGCTATATTCAACATGGTGCTGAAGGCATTAACTTTGCCATCCCATCCAACACCACCAAACAAATCGTAGATTCAATCATCACCTATGGCGAAGTCAGACGCGGCTGGTTTGGCATCTACTTTTACAAACCTGAAATATACTTTATTTACGGCTTAAAACGACCAGAAAAAGGGGTGCAAGTGGCACGTGTTTACCCTAACAGCATCGCCCTCTCTGCTGGTATTAAAAAAAATGACGTCATCACTCATGTGGATGGCGAAGCGGTTAACAGCTTTCTTGCATACGATAAGAAGCTGAATTCTTTGACAGTTGATGATAAAGTCATCATCAACGTGATTCGCGATGACAAGCCATTTGAAGTTGAACTGACTGTACAACCCCGCCCTGAAACTTGA